The Neovison vison isolate M4711 chromosome 5, ASM_NN_V1, whole genome shotgun sequence genome includes a region encoding these proteins:
- the LOC122906261 gene encoding keratin-associated protein 1-3-like, protein MACCSTSFCGFPTCTTSGNCGSSCCQPSCCQTSCCQPSCCQTSCCQPTCCQTSCCQPTCCQTSCCQPSCCGTSCGTGGGQEGGSGAVSCRVRWCRPDCRVEDTCLPPCCVVSCTPPTCCQLHHAQAPCCRPSYCGQSCCRPACCCYCCQPSCCQPTCCEPTC, encoded by the coding sequence ATGGCCTGCTGCTCCACTAGCTTCTGTGGATTTCCCACCTGCACCACCAGTGGGAactgtggctccagctgctgccaGCCCAGCTGTTGCCAGACCAGCTGCTGCCAGCCCAGCTGTTGCCAGACCAGCTGCTGCCAGCCAACCTGCTGCCAGACCAGCTGCTGCCAGCCAACCTGCTGCCAGACCAGCTGCTGCCAGCCCAGCTGCTGTGGGACCAGCTGTGGCACTGGTGGTGGCCAGGAGGGTGGCTCTGGAGCTGTGAGCTGCCGAGTCAGGTGGTGCCGCCCTGACTGCCGCGTGGAGGACACCTGCCTGCCCCCCTGCTGCGTGGTGAGCTGCACGCCCCCAACCTGCTGCCAGCTGCACCATGCCCAGGCCCCCTGCTGCCGCCCATCCTACTGTGGACAGTCCTGCTGCCGCCCAgcctgctgctgctactgctgccaGCCCAGCTGCTGTCAGCCCACCTGCTGTGAGCCCACCTGCTAA
- the LOC122906263 gene encoding keratin-associated protein 2-3-like, with amino-acid sequence MSGSCCGSTCSSSGCGGGCCQPCCQPCCQPCCQPCCQPCCQPCCQPCCCRDPCCCRPVSCQTTVCRPVTCTCRCTRPICEPCRRPVCCDPCGVQEGCCRPISCCPTSCTAVVCRPCCWASTCCQPISVQAPCCRPPCCQPAPCRTTCRTSPCC; translated from the coding sequence ATGTCCGGATCCTGCTGCGGCTCCACCTGCTCCTCCTCGGGCTGTGGAGGAGGTTGCTGCCAGCCCTGTTGTCAGCCCTGCTGCCAGCCCTGCTGCCAGCCTTGCTGCCAACCCTGCTGCCAGCCTTGCTGCCAACCCTGCTGCTGCCGCGACCcctgctgctgccgccctgtgtccTGCCAGACCACCGTGTGCCGCCCCGTGACCTGCACCTGCCGCTGCACGCGCCCCATCTGTGAGCCCTGCCGCCGCCCAGTCTGCTGTGACCCCTGCGGTGTGCAGGAGGGCTGCTGCCGCCCCATCAGCTGCTGCCCCACGTCCTGCACGGCTGTGGTCTGCCGCCCCTGCTGCTGGGCCTCCACCTGCTGCCAGCCCATCTCTGTGCAGGCGCCCTGCTGCCGCCCCCCCTGCTGCCAGCCTGCCCCCTGCCGCACCACCTGTAGGACCTCCCCTTGCTGCTGA
- the LOC122906266 gene encoding keratin-associated protein 2-3, whose protein sequence is MSGSCCGSTCSSSGCGGGCCQPCCCRDPCCCRPVSCQTTVCRPVTCTCRCTRPICEPCRRPVCCDPCGVQEGCCRPISCCPTSCTAVVCRPCCWASTCCQPISVQAPCCRPPCCQPAPCRTTCRTSPCC, encoded by the coding sequence ATGTCCGGATCCTGCTGTGGCTCCACCTGCTCCTCCTCAGGCTGTGGGGGAGGCTGCTGCCAGCCCTGCTGCTGCCGTGACCcctgctgctgccgccctgtgtccTGCCAGACCACCGTGTGCCGCCCCGTGACCTGCACCTGCCGTTGCACGCGCCCCATCTGTGAGCCCTGCCGCCGCCCCGTCTGCTGTGACCCCTGCGGTGTGCAGGAGGGCTGCTGCCGCCCCATCAGCTGCTGCCCCACGTCCTGCACGGCCGTTGTCTGCCGCCCCTGCTGCTGGGCCTCCACCTGCTGCCAGCCCATCTCTGTGCAGGCGCCCTGCTGCCGCCCCCCCTGCTGCCAGCCTGCCCCCTGCCGCACCACCTGTAGGACCTCCCCCTGCTGCTGA
- the LOC122906260 gene encoding keratin-associated protein 1-3-like, whose protein sequence is MACCSTSFCGFPTCATSGNSGSSCCQPSCCQTSCCQPSCCQTSCCQPTCCQTSCCQPTCCQTSCCQPSCCGTSCGTGGGQEGGSGAVSCRVRWCRPDCRVEDTCLSPCCVVSCTPPTCCQLHHAQAPCCRPSYCGQSCCRPACCCYCCQPSCCQPTCCEPTC, encoded by the coding sequence ATGGCCTGCTGCTCCACTAGCTTCTGTGGATTTCCCACCTGTGCCACCAGTGGAAACAgtggctccagctgctgccaGCCCAGCTGTTGCCAGACCAGCTGCTGCCAGCCCAGCTGTTGCCAGACCAGCTGCTGCCAGCCAACCTGCTGCCAGACCAGCTGCTGCCAGCCCACATGCTGCCAGACCAGCTGCTGCCAGCCCAGCTGCTGTGGGACCAGCTGTGGCACTGGTGGTGGCCAGGAGGGTGGCTCTGGAGCTGTGAGCTGCCGAGTCAGGTGGTGCCGCCCTGACTGCCGCGTGGAGGACACCTGCCTGTCCCCCTGCTGCGTGGTGAGCTGCACGCCCCCAACTTGCTGCCAGCTGCACCATGCCCAGGCCCCCTGCTGCCGCCCATCCTACTGTGGACAGTCCTGCTGCCGCCCAgcctgctgctgctactgctgccaGCCCAGCTGCTGCCAGCCCACCTGCTGTGAGCCCACCTGCTAA
- the LOC122906265 gene encoding keratin-associated protein 2-3-like has translation MSGSCCGSTCSSSGCGGGCCQPCCQPCCQPCCQPCCCRDPCCCRPVSCQTTVCRPVTCTCRCTRPICEPCRRPVCCDPCGVQEGCCRPISCCPTSCTAVVCRPCCWASTCCQPISVQAPCCRPPCCQPAPCRTTCRTSPCC, from the coding sequence ATGTCCGGATCCTGCTGCGGCTCCACCTGCTCCTCCTCGGGCTGTGGGGGAGGCTGCTGCCAGCCCTGCTGCCAGCCTTGCTGCCAGCCTTGCTGCCAGCCCTGCTGCTGCCGCGACCcctgctgctgccgccctgtgtccTGCCAGACCACCGTGTGCCGCCCCGTGACCTGCACCTGCCGCTGCACGCGCCCCATCTGTGAGCCCTGCCGCCGCCCAGTCTGCTGTGACCCCTGCGGTGTGCAGGAGGGCTGCTGCCGCCCCATCAGCTGCTGCCCCACGTCCTGCACGGCTGTGGTCTGCCGCCCCTGCTGCTGGGCCTCCACCTGCTGCCAGCCCATCTCTGTGCAGGCGCCCTGCTGCCGCCCCCCCTGCTGCCAGCCTGCCCCCTGCCGCACCACCTGCAGGACCTCCCCCTGCTGCTGA
- the LOC122906258 gene encoding keratin-associated protein 1-3-like, whose translation MACCSTSFCGFPTCATSGNCGSSCCQPSCCQTSCCQPTCCQTSCCQPTCCQTSCCQPTCCQTSCCQPSCCGTSCGTSGGQEGGSGAVSCRVRWCRPDCRVEDTCLPPCCVVSCTPPTCCQLHHAQAPCCRPSYCGQSCCRPACCCYCCQPSCCQPTCCEPTC comes from the coding sequence ATGGCCTGCTGCTCCACTAGCTTCTGTGGATTTCCCACCTGTGCCACCAGTGGGAactgtggctccagctgctgccaGCCCAGCTGTTGCCAGACCAGCTGCTGCCAGCCCACCTGCTGCCAGACCAGCTGCTGCCAGCCAACCTGCTGCCAGACCAGCTGCTGCCAGCCAACCTGCTGCCAGACCAGCTGCTGCCAGCCCAGCTGCTGTGGGACCAGCTGTGGCACTAGTGGTGGCCAGGAGGGTGGCTCTGGAGCTGTGAGCTGCCGAGTCAGGTGGTGCCGCCCTGACTGCCGCGTGGAGGACACCTGCCTGCCCCCCTGCTGCGTGGTGAGCTGCACGCCCCCAACCTGCTGCCAGCTGCACCATGCCCAGGCCCCCTGCTGCCGCCCATCCTACTGTGGACAGTCCTGCTGCCGCCCAgcctgctgctgctactgctgccaGCCCAGCTGCTGCCAGCCCACCTGCTGTGAGCCAACCTGCTGA
- the LOC122906256 gene encoding keratin-associated protein 1-3-like: MACCSTSFCGFPTCATSGNCGSSCCQPSCCQTSCCQPTCCQTSCCQPTCCQTSCCQPTCCQTSCCQPTCCQTSCCQPSCCGTSCGTGGGQEGGSGAVSCRVRWCRPDCRVEDTCLPPCCVVSCTPPTCCQLHHAQAPCCRPSYCGQSCCRPACCCYCCQPSCCQPTCCEPTC; this comes from the coding sequence ATGGCCTGCTGCTCCACTAGCTTCTGTGGATTTCCCACCTGTGCCACCAGTGGGAactgtggctccagctgctgccaGCCCAGCTGTTGCCAGACCAGCTGCTGCCAGCCAACCTGCTGCCAGACCAGCTGCTGCCAGCCCACCTGCTGCCAGACCAGCTGCTGCCAGCCAACCTGCTGCCAGACCAGCTGCTGCCAGCCCACATGCTGCCAGACCAGCTGCTGCCAGCCCAGCTGCTGTGGGACCAGCTGTGGCACTGGTGGTGGCCAGGAGGGTGGCTCTGGAGCTGTGAGCTGCCGAGTCAGGTGGTGCCGCCCTGACTGCCGCGTGGAGGACACCTGCCTGCCCCCCTGCTGCGTGGTGAGCTGCACGCCCCCAACTTGCTGCCAGCTGCACCATGCCCAGGCCCCCTGCTGCCGCCCATCCTACTGTGGACAGTCCTGCTGCCGCCCAgcctgctgctgctactgctgccaGCCCAGCTGCTGTCAGCCCACCTGCTGTGAGCCCACCTGCTAA